From the Saccharobesus litoralis genome, one window contains:
- the tusD gene encoding sulfurtransferase complex subunit TusD: MAKFLLFVTSGPENQAAYSALNFAKAVTQKHELVGVFFYGEGVYNLNGLMCPPTDEINIAKEWLALTNQSVRLIACSAAAQRRGMLNKQEAEYHGVSGESLFSPCEIAGLGELIVLQQQVDKVVQF; the protein is encoded by the coding sequence ATGGCAAAATTTTTACTCTTTGTAACCAGTGGTCCCGAAAATCAAGCTGCATACTCAGCATTGAATTTTGCGAAAGCGGTTACGCAAAAACATGAATTAGTTGGTGTATTCTTTTATGGTGAGGGGGTTTACAACCTCAATGGCTTAATGTGCCCACCAACTGATGAAATTAACATAGCAAAAGAATGGCTTGCTTTGACAAATCAATCGGTAAGGCTAATTGCCTGCTCAGCGGCAGCGCAGCGAAGAGGCATGCTCAATAAACAAGAAGCTGAATATCATGGTGTATCTGGAGAAAGTCTTTTCTCCCCCTGTGAGATCGCCGGTTTAGGTGAGTTAATTGTATTGCAGCAACAAGTTGACAAGGTAGTACAGTTTTGA
- the crcB gene encoding fluoride efflux transporter CrcB: MLNNLGIYLFVALGGALGACLRYFLSELALSLFGKGFPYGTLLVNVLGSLLIGILYGLIEQGLLELIPWKTLVGIGFLGALTTFSTFSMDTYLLFQQGAWLKAGFNMVLNVSVCLLAVWLGSRFAIFIKS, from the coding sequence TTGCTTAATAACCTAGGTATTTATCTATTTGTGGCCCTTGGCGGTGCATTAGGAGCTTGCCTGCGTTATTTCTTGTCTGAATTAGCGCTTAGTTTATTTGGCAAAGGCTTTCCATACGGGACTTTGTTAGTTAATGTACTTGGTTCTTTGTTGATTGGTATTTTATACGGATTAATTGAACAAGGGCTGTTAGAGCTTATCCCATGGAAAACCTTGGTTGGGATTGGTTTTTTAGGTGCTTTAACCACATTTTCAACCTTTTCGATGGACACTTATTTGTTGTTTCAGCAAGGTGCTTGGCTAAAAGCTGGCTTCAATATGGTGTTGAATGTAAGTGTGTGCTTACTGGCCGTTTGGTTAGGTAGCCGCTTCGCGATATTTATTAAAAGTTAA
- a CDS encoding Bax inhibitor-1/YccA family protein: MENRTIYTQGSASVLETNKVLRNTYTLLAMTLAFSAVTAGISMAMGFSHMMGLVFSLIGFGLMFVVNKKADSAAGIYWVFAFTGVMGLAIGPLLNHYLALPSGPTIVAQALGTTALAFFGLSGYALTTKKDFSFMGSFLMIGLIVVIVAGIANIFLQIPAMSLAISSAVVLIMSGLILFDTSRIVNGGETNYIRATVGLYLNIYNLFTSLLHLIGAFSSDD, from the coding sequence ATGGAAAATAGAACTATCTATACTCAAGGTTCTGCTTCGGTTCTTGAAACCAATAAGGTATTGCGTAATACCTACACCTTATTAGCCATGACACTCGCCTTTAGTGCGGTAACGGCGGGTATCTCTATGGCAATGGGCTTTAGCCATATGATGGGCTTAGTTTTCTCATTAATTGGTTTCGGCTTAATGTTTGTAGTTAATAAAAAAGCAGACAGTGCTGCGGGTATCTACTGGGTGTTCGCATTTACTGGTGTTATGGGATTGGCAATTGGGCCTTTACTTAACCACTACCTTGCACTACCTAGTGGCCCAACCATTGTTGCTCAAGCTTTAGGCACAACAGCATTAGCGTTTTTTGGCTTATCAGGCTACGCATTAACTACTAAGAAAGATTTCTCATTCATGGGAAGCTTTTTAATGATAGGTTTAATCGTGGTTATTGTTGCTGGCATTGCTAACATTTTTTTGCAAATCCCAGCCATGAGCCTAGCGATTAGCTCTGCTGTTGTTTTAATTATGTCTGGCTTAATTTTGTTTGATACTAGCCGTATCGTAAACGGTGGCGAAACTAACTATATTCGCGCAACGGTAGGCTTGTACTTAAACATTTATAACTTATTTACTTCACTACTTCATTTAATCGGTGCTTTTAGTAGCGACGACTAA
- the uvrY gene encoding UvrY/SirA/GacA family response regulator transcription factor, whose translation MINILLVDDHELVRTGIKRILEDVRGIKVVGDSETGEEAVTFCRKNNPDVVLMDMNMPGIGGIEATKKILRFCPDTKVIFLTVHTENPIPAKVMQIGAAGYLTKGAGPDEMIKAIRQVNAGQRYLAPDIAQQMALGQISGNEDNPFDSLSERELQIMLMITKGEKVQDISNQLNLSSKTVNSYRYRMFEKLNISGDVELTHLAIRHGMLDANKL comes from the coding sequence TTGATAAACATATTACTTGTTGATGACCACGAGCTTGTGCGTACCGGAATCAAACGTATTTTAGAAGATGTGCGTGGCATTAAAGTAGTAGGTGACTCAGAGACGGGCGAAGAGGCCGTTACCTTTTGTCGTAAAAATAACCCTGACGTTGTGCTAATGGATATGAATATGCCAGGTATTGGTGGTATTGAAGCGACAAAAAAGATTTTACGCTTTTGCCCAGACACCAAAGTGATCTTTTTAACAGTTCATACTGAAAATCCAATCCCGGCGAAAGTTATGCAAATTGGTGCAGCAGGTTATTTGACTAAAGGTGCCGGTCCAGACGAAATGATTAAAGCGATCCGTCAGGTCAATGCAGGGCAGCGTTATTTAGCGCCTGATATTGCTCAGCAAATGGCACTAGGGCAAATCAGTGGTAACGAAGATAACCCATTTGACTCATTGTCAGAGCGCGAGTTGCAAATAATGCTGATGATCACTAAAGGTGAGAAAGTTCAGGATATTTCTAATCAATTAAATCTTAGTTCTAAAACCGTTAATAGTTATCGTTATCGCATGTTTGAAAAGTTAAATATTAGCGGCGATGTTGAACTTACCCATTTGGCAATCCGCCATGGTATGCTAGACGCTAACAAATTATAA
- the lolA gene encoding outer membrane lipoprotein chaperone LolA has translation MKFLVKSKLLTFSLLCSLSTSVLADNVTETLKNKIAGLNAFTSDFTQQVFDSDNVEIQSATGSTQLKQPNLFKWHTQEPDESILQCDGETIWFYDPFIEQVTAVWLKEALLNNPILLLLKVEDEIWQGYQVSQLDDNRFKIRVKDEKSLVESIEVTFVKGSSAVDKLVVSDRQGQNSHYQFSQFKMAPQLTRQQFTFSLPEGVELDDQRQ, from the coding sequence ATGAAATTTTTAGTTAAAAGCAAACTACTCACGTTTTCGCTATTGTGTAGCTTGAGTACATCTGTATTGGCGGATAATGTCACTGAGACGTTAAAAAATAAAATTGCCGGTTTAAATGCATTTACCAGTGATTTTACCCAGCAAGTGTTTGATAGTGACAATGTAGAAATACAATCAGCGACAGGTTCAACACAATTAAAACAACCCAATTTGTTTAAGTGGCATACACAAGAGCCCGACGAAAGTATTTTACAATGTGATGGCGAAACCATTTGGTTTTACGATCCATTCATCGAGCAAGTGACGGCGGTTTGGTTAAAGGAGGCCTTGCTTAATAACCCTATTTTATTGCTTTTAAAAGTAGAAGATGAAATATGGCAGGGCTATCAGGTTAGTCAACTTGATGACAACCGCTTCAAAATTCGAGTGAAAGATGAAAAAAGTTTAGTTGAATCGATTGAAGTCACTTTTGTAAAAGGCTCTTCTGCGGTCGATAAATTGGTTGTTTCTGATAGGCAAGGTCAAAATAGCCATTATCAATTTAGTCAATTTAAAATGGCACCTCAACTTACACGTCAGCAATTTACTTTCAGCTTGCCTGAGGGCGTTGAGTTAGACGATCAACGTCAATAA
- a CDS encoding replication-associated recombination protein A, whose amino-acid sequence MRPSHLDEYIGQSHILGIGKPLRRAIEQGKVHSLILWGPPGTGKTTLAELIANYINAHVERLSAVTSGVKDIRAAIENAKAVALQSAKKTLLFVDEVHRFNKSQQDAFLPFIEDGTVIFVGATTENPSFELNRALLSRARVYLLKKHSSVELQHVLASLKSRPDKSQEAATLVYDDKIGHALVDLANGDARNLLNTMETLADMIEPNPQGQRVISQSDIDSLFQYRPAAGDKGGDIFYDLISAFHKSVRGSNPDAALYWYARMLKMGVDPLYVARRLLAIASEDIGNADPRAMQLAVNAWDTFTRVGPAEGERAIAQAAVYMACAAKSNAVYQAFKDAKRQVADEPDYDVPIHLRNAPTSLLKEMGHGAEYRYAHNEPNAYAAGETYLPAEVVDSRFYFPTDRGLEKQIASKLEYLRSLDEQAYKGK is encoded by the coding sequence ATGCGGCCTAGTCATTTAGATGAATATATTGGTCAAAGCCATATTCTTGGCATTGGTAAACCCCTGCGTAGAGCGATTGAACAAGGTAAAGTTCATTCACTTATTTTGTGGGGGCCGCCAGGCACGGGTAAAACAACCCTAGCGGAATTAATTGCTAACTATATCAATGCGCATGTGGAGCGCTTGTCAGCCGTTACTTCAGGTGTGAAAGATATACGAGCTGCTATTGAAAATGCCAAAGCTGTCGCGCTGCAGTCTGCAAAAAAAACCTTATTATTTGTAGACGAGGTACATCGTTTCAATAAAAGCCAGCAAGATGCATTTTTACCTTTTATTGAAGATGGTACGGTAATTTTTGTTGGCGCAACAACAGAGAACCCTTCATTTGAATTAAATCGAGCCTTGTTATCCCGAGCGCGAGTTTACCTTTTAAAAAAACACTCATCGGTTGAGCTACAGCATGTGCTGGCTTCGCTTAAGTCGCGTCCTGATAAAAGCCAAGAAGCCGCTACTTTAGTTTACGACGACAAAATCGGCCATGCGCTGGTTGACCTTGCAAATGGTGATGCGAGAAACCTGCTGAATACAATGGAAACATTGGCCGATATGATAGAGCCAAATCCACAAGGTCAGCGTGTAATATCCCAGTCAGACATTGATAGCTTGTTTCAATACCGGCCAGCAGCGGGCGATAAAGGCGGCGATATCTTTTATGATTTAATTTCGGCCTTTCATAAATCGGTACGTGGCTCTAATCCTGATGCTGCTCTGTACTGGTATGCGCGTATGTTAAAAATGGGTGTCGACCCGCTTTATGTGGCTCGGCGCTTATTGGCTATTGCATCTGAAGATATAGGTAATGCCGATCCAAGGGCAATGCAATTAGCGGTCAATGCGTGGGACACATTTACTCGAGTGGGACCAGCAGAAGGGGAGAGGGCAATCGCCCAAGCGGCAGTTTATATGGCGTGTGCTGCGAAAAGTAATGCTGTGTATCAAGCCTTTAAAGATGCTAAGCGTCAGGTAGCAGACGAGCCTGATTATGATGTGCCTATTCATTTGCGCAATGCACCTACTAGTTTATTAAAAGAGATGGGGCATGGTGCTGAGTATCGATACGCTCACAATGAGCCTAATGCGTATGCTGCAGGTGAAACTTACTTACCTGCAGAGGTTGTCGACAGCCGTTTTTATTTCCCTACTGATCGCGGATTAGAAAAACAAATTGCTTCTAAACTCGAATATTTACGTTCGCTTGACGAGCAGGCTTATAAAGGTAAGTAG
- the tusC gene encoding sulfurtransferase complex subunit TusC has product MKTAIVNRHSPFQIDAGREALDLALILATYEQDVALFFQGQGVLQLKQHDKARLDKKDYTATFKALELYDVEHVFALKSDIDKYQVDIEQLDFAVTLLNNQEYAATLAGFDQHWSF; this is encoded by the coding sequence TTGAAAACCGCAATAGTAAACAGACATTCACCATTTCAAATTGACGCGGGGCGTGAAGCGCTCGATCTGGCCTTAATTCTCGCAACATACGAACAAGATGTCGCCCTATTCTTTCAAGGCCAAGGCGTATTGCAGCTTAAACAGCATGATAAAGCTAGGCTTGATAAAAAAGACTACACTGCGACATTTAAAGCGCTTGAGTTATACGACGTTGAACATGTATTCGCGCTTAAATCTGACATAGATAAATACCAAGTTGACATTGAGCAATTAGACTTTGCCGTTACGCTGCTAAATAATCAAGAATACGCGGCCACCCTCGCCGGTTTCGATCAGCATTGGAGCTTTTAA
- a CDS encoding TusE/DsrC/DsvC family sulfur relay protein, translating into MKPTLLFNGQNIELDKHGYLCHIEDWNEQLAVELAATENIQLTAAHWEVVNFVRQFYLEFNTSPAMRALVKAIGKSLGEEKGNSKYLFKLFPKGPAKQATKIAGLPKPAKCL; encoded by the coding sequence ATGAAACCGACTTTATTATTTAATGGTCAAAATATAGAACTCGACAAGCATGGCTATCTTTGCCACATTGAAGATTGGAATGAACAACTGGCAGTTGAACTAGCCGCTACTGAAAATATCCAATTAACAGCCGCGCACTGGGAAGTGGTTAATTTTGTCCGCCAGTTTTATTTAGAGTTTAATACCAGCCCTGCGATGCGCGCATTAGTCAAAGCGATTGGCAAGTCTTTAGGGGAAGAAAAAGGCAATAGTAAGTATCTTTTTAAGTTGTTCCCTAAAGGCCCAGCCAAACAAGCGACTAAAATTGCAGGTTTGCCTAAGCCAGCTAAATGCCTCTAA
- the serS gene encoding serine--tRNA ligase, which yields MLDPKHFRNELEATVAKLQSRGFEFDAATYTELEEQRKALQVKTQELQNERNSRSKNIGKAKAQGQDIAPLLAEVSDLGNKLDAAKVELEQVLTQLNQLTATIPNIPHDSVPLGKDENENVEVSTWGDIPQFDFEVKDHVDLGAGVGNGLDFETAAKLSGSRFVVMRGQIARLHRALAQFMLDTHTIEHGYTELYVPYLVHDKALYGTGQLPKFGEDLFHTKPATESGLGMSLIPTAEVPVTNVASDEIYDEAQLPVRMTAHTPCFRSEAGSSGRDTRGLIRQHQFDKVELVQLVKPEDSMAALDELTGHAEKILQLLKLPYRKVVLCTGDMGFSATKTFDLEVWLPAQDTYREISSCSNMGDFQARRMQARFRRKGEKKPELLHTLNGSGLAVGRTLVAILENYQQADGSIRVPDVLIPYMGGLTQLGE from the coding sequence ATGTTAGACCCAAAACATTTTCGCAATGAATTAGAAGCTACAGTTGCCAAATTGCAATCTCGTGGTTTCGAGTTTGATGCCGCAACTTATACAGAGTTAGAAGAGCAACGCAAAGCGCTGCAAGTTAAAACCCAAGAATTGCAAAACGAACGTAATTCGCGTTCTAAAAATATCGGTAAGGCTAAGGCGCAAGGGCAAGACATTGCGCCGTTATTGGCTGAGGTGAGTGATTTAGGTAACAAATTGGACGCGGCTAAAGTTGAATTGGAGCAAGTGTTAACTCAGTTAAATCAATTAACCGCGACTATTCCTAATATACCGCATGATTCTGTACCTTTGGGTAAAGATGAAAATGAAAACGTTGAAGTATCAACTTGGGGTGATATCCCGCAATTTGATTTCGAAGTTAAAGATCACGTCGATCTAGGTGCGGGTGTTGGTAATGGCCTAGACTTTGAAACAGCGGCTAAATTATCGGGTTCTCGTTTTGTCGTGATGCGTGGGCAAATTGCGCGTTTGCATAGAGCGTTAGCGCAATTCATGTTAGACACTCATACCATTGAACACGGCTATACTGAGCTATATGTACCTTATTTGGTGCATGACAAAGCCTTATACGGTACAGGGCAGTTACCTAAATTTGGTGAAGATTTATTTCATACCAAACCGGCGACAGAAAGTGGTTTAGGTATGTCTTTAATCCCGACTGCAGAAGTCCCTGTGACCAATGTGGCAAGTGATGAAATTTACGATGAAGCTCAACTGCCAGTACGTATGACTGCCCACACTCCTTGCTTCCGCTCAGAGGCTGGCTCGTCAGGTCGTGATACACGAGGTCTCATTCGTCAGCATCAATTTGATAAGGTTGAATTAGTACAACTGGTTAAGCCTGAAGACTCAATGGCTGCCTTGGATGAATTAACGGGTCATGCTGAAAAAATACTTCAGTTGTTAAAATTACCGTATCGTAAAGTGGTGTTATGTACTGGGGATATGGGATTCAGTGCGACTAAAACCTTTGATTTAGAAGTTTGGTTACCAGCGCAAGATACTTATCGAGAGATTTCTTCTTGTTCTAATATGGGTGATTTCCAAGCTCGTCGTATGCAAGCTCGCTTCCGTCGTAAGGGTGAGAAAAAGCCAGAGTTGCTTCATACTCTCAATGGTTCAGGCTTGGCTGTCGGCCGTACATTAGTGGCTATTTTAGAGAATTATCAGCAAGCGGATGGTTCTATTCGCGTACCTGATGTACTGATCCCTTATATGGGTGGCTTAACGCAACTAGGCGAGTAA
- a CDS encoding hybrid sensor histidine kinase/response regulator — protein MKKILIIEDTKTYAAIIAAHIEHEIGLPFEIAGTKEEALDHLSNNRDEFCIAIVDLHLPDSPDGEIMDEIAPFKIPSIILTADISDAMREDIQSHKYVSDYVVKKVTNAFVLVIEAIRRLLRNMKTKVLVVDDSRVARRLLTHILEAQLLQVYAAENAEQALKVMHEEPQIRLVIADGELDGKSGIDMTSELRKTHGFNEVAVIGVSGVYNSNQSIAFLKAGANDFIAKPFNNEELITRVNQNLDRILDLARLKEFNESQNLLLDMVNQDISQPLGNIHNLIDLALSQFKDQPDKLVRCIETIQGSTHNMLNMLGGVQHYAKLLTKPDLNWSTFHIIDAWRGVEEQIYARAAERGINIEIDINFDPVHADRSKIAQALANLTDSALSLAKENSYLDVSSEYSGDYLWLRINYQGQTVTETDQANLFKAFGKLSSDQEYLAGLGLALSQKILELHDGLVGYESSEEGGCFWIKLPK, from the coding sequence ATGAAAAAAATCCTAATCATTGAAGATACCAAAACCTATGCGGCTATTATCGCTGCTCATATTGAACATGAAATAGGATTGCCATTTGAAATAGCTGGCACTAAAGAAGAAGCGCTTGATCATTTATCCAATAATCGCGATGAGTTTTGTATAGCGATTGTTGACTTGCATTTACCTGACTCTCCTGATGGTGAGATCATGGATGAAATAGCGCCTTTTAAAATTCCTTCCATTATTTTAACAGCAGATATTTCAGACGCGATGCGTGAAGACATCCAGAGTCATAAATATGTATCTGACTACGTTGTTAAAAAAGTCACCAACGCTTTTGTTTTAGTTATTGAAGCAATTCGCCGTTTATTGCGTAACATGAAAACGAAAGTTTTGGTCGTTGACGATTCTCGGGTTGCTCGTCGATTATTGACTCACATTCTCGAAGCGCAGCTATTGCAAGTTTACGCGGCTGAAAATGCCGAGCAAGCGTTGAAAGTTATGCATGAAGAACCGCAGATCCGCTTGGTGATCGCTGACGGGGAATTGGATGGCAAAAGCGGTATTGATATGACCAGTGAATTGCGTAAAACGCATGGCTTTAATGAAGTTGCGGTGATTGGCGTAAGTGGCGTTTATAATTCAAATCAATCTATCGCTTTTCTAAAAGCCGGTGCTAATGATTTCATTGCTAAGCCATTTAATAATGAAGAACTGATCACGCGAGTTAATCAAAACCTAGACCGTATATTAGATTTAGCGCGCTTAAAAGAGTTTAACGAGAGTCAAAATCTACTGCTTGATATGGTGAATCAAGATATAAGCCAACCATTAGGTAATATTCATAATCTGATTGATTTAGCCTTAAGCCAATTTAAAGACCAACCCGATAAATTAGTGCGCTGCATTGAGACCATTCAAGGTTCAACCCATAACATGTTAAATATGTTAGGTGGCGTGCAACACTACGCTAAGTTGCTAACTAAACCCGATTTAAATTGGTCTACCTTTCATATTATTGACGCGTGGCGTGGCGTTGAAGAGCAAATTTATGCTCGCGCTGCTGAGCGGGGAATAAACATTGAAATTGATATTAACTTTGACCCCGTGCACGCAGATAGAAGTAAAATAGCGCAAGCTTTAGCGAATTTAACGGATAGCGCATTATCATTAGCTAAAGAAAACTCGTATTTAGATGTATCTAGTGAATATTCGGGTGATTACTTGTGGTTACGTATTAACTATCAAGGCCAAACCGTTACAGAAACGGATCAAGCTAATTTGTTTAAAGCATTTGGTAAACTTTCTTCTGATCAAGAATATTTAGCTGGTTTAGGCTTAGCGCTAAGTCAAAAGATATTAGAGTTGCATGATGGGTTAGTGGGATACGAGTCGAGCGAGGAAGGCGGTTGTTTTTGGATAAAACTGCCAAAATAA
- the tusB gene encoding sulfurtransferase complex subunit TusB: MSLLINLTRILDIDENDRLVQFATEQQASILLSQDGVYSLPQVTVAAAKTEISLYILHDDALARGETIQTTQANLTKINYADFVELTLQHHSVFNW, translated from the coding sequence ATGAGCCTCTTAATTAACTTAACTCGTATTTTAGATATTGACGAAAATGATCGCCTTGTACAATTTGCCACTGAACAACAAGCCAGCATTTTATTGAGTCAAGACGGCGTATACAGTTTACCTCAAGTCACTGTAGCCGCTGCTAAAACAGAAATAAGTTTGTACATTTTACACGATGATGCCTTGGCTCGTGGTGAAACAATACAAACAACGCAAGCAAACTTAACCAAGATAAATTACGCTGACTTTGTTGAGTTAACCTTACAGCACCACTCTGTCTTTAATTGGTAA